Proteins found in one Enterococcus sp. 9D6_DIV0238 genomic segment:
- a CDS encoding YicC/YloC family endoribonuclease: MKSMTGFGKETFLNDRYQIDVEIKSVNQRFLDIQLRMPKELNPHEMAIRQLMKQTLQRGRVEAYITIKQTGSSNQEVQVHWKLIHQLLSEIEQELSATYPKAIFEPGRSIEQLLNNPDYVEVTEKQEADEAFGTLVLEIVKQAVEKIDASRLQEGQQIQQVLTGYGQEFIKLVKELTGFVDVYEKDYREKFEARLNDWLGTQVDENRLLTEMAILLEKGDIHEELDRLMIHIDKMQTLLLQEEPVGRELDFLIQEMNREVNTIGSKSSPIEIKNIVVQMKTILEKIREQIQNIE; encoded by the coding sequence ATGAAAAGTATGACTGGATTCGGAAAAGAAACATTCTTAAATGATCGCTATCAAATCGATGTAGAGATCAAGAGCGTCAATCAACGCTTTTTAGATATCCAATTACGGATGCCTAAAGAACTCAATCCGCATGAAATGGCGATTCGTCAGTTAATGAAGCAAACATTACAGCGTGGTAGAGTAGAAGCATATATCACTATCAAACAAACAGGTAGTAGTAATCAAGAGGTACAAGTTCATTGGAAACTGATTCATCAGCTGTTAAGTGAAATTGAACAGGAGTTATCTGCTACATACCCAAAAGCGATTTTTGAACCTGGTAGAAGTATTGAACAGCTGCTAAACAATCCTGATTATGTTGAAGTAACAGAAAAACAGGAGGCTGACGAAGCGTTCGGCACACTTGTCTTAGAAATCGTGAAACAAGCAGTAGAGAAGATCGATGCTAGTCGACTGCAGGAAGGACAACAAATTCAGCAAGTACTAACTGGTTATGGGCAGGAATTTATCAAGTTAGTCAAAGAATTGACTGGATTTGTCGATGTCTATGAAAAAGACTATCGAGAAAAGTTTGAAGCCCGCTTAAATGATTGGCTAGGTACTCAAGTCGATGAAAACCGTCTATTGACTGAAATGGCGATTCTTCTTGAAAAAGGGGATATCCATGAGGAGTTGGATCGCTTAATGATCCATATCGACAAAATGCAGACACTATTATTGCAGGAAGAGCCTGTTGGTCGAGAGCTAGATTTTCTGATCCAGGAAATGAACCGTGAAGTCAATACGATCGGTTCGAAATCAAGCCCGATCGAGATCAAGAACATTGTGGTTCAGATGAAGACGATCCTAGAGAAAATTCGTGAACAAATTCAAAATATCGAATAA
- a CDS encoding YdbC family protein: MAQEFSYEIVEEIAVLSENQKGWRKELNLVSWNGRPPKFDLRDWSAGHEKMGKGITLTNEEFEALSNAIKSM; encoded by the coding sequence ATGGCACAAGAATTTTCATATGAAATCGTAGAAGAAATCGCCGTACTATCTGAAAATCAAAAAGGTTGGCGTAAAGAATTAAATTTGGTCAGCTGGAACGGACGCCCGCCAAAATTTGATTTAAGAGATTGGTCTGCGGGTCATGAGAAGATGGGAAAAGGTATCACCTTGACCAACGAGGAGTTTGAAGCCCTATCTAATGCAATAAAATCTATGTAG
- a CDS encoding DUF1958 domain-containing protein: MKKKTILLRISTLLLVFGYAASIFAAVDAYAEEDILTITQNAGYETSDYYKPKASIVIEAHTGQVLWEDNPDLAWNPASIAKLMSAYLVFEAIAQGKFTLDTTVKATDSDQAISQIYELSNNNIVSGVDYPVRDLLYAVMVQSSNVATVMLANLVTANDEAKFIHMMNDKAKELGMTKSTFYNCSGADTASFNGYYNPAGIDQNADNVSTARDLAILSYHLLKEYPETVTYTSPTQITIMENTPYAEVLENHNYSLPGLAYGYEGADGLKTGSSPTGGFNYAATAVRGETRLIEVILGVGDWEDQNGELQRHAFGNAIFDRAFSTYEYKQLLAKGEQTIDQEDVILTQDLYGVIQKETQPNFTLSANQVTFDNGLSQVSSTISAPSVEFQYAKKLKALQHSTFLKNANQKNGLSTFFVNGLLIILGLLFMALSKLFKKEPAAGSAKKFNPLLILGVLLALAGVGLSIYTLIVGPWL; this comes from the coding sequence ATGAAGAAAAAAACAATTTTATTAAGGATAAGCACTCTGCTTTTAGTCTTTGGTTATGCTGCAAGTATTTTTGCTGCTGTAGATGCTTATGCGGAAGAAGATATATTGACGATCACCCAAAATGCTGGCTACGAAACAAGCGATTATTATAAGCCTAAAGCCTCCATTGTGATCGAAGCTCATACGGGACAGGTTTTATGGGAAGATAATCCTGATCTTGCTTGGAACCCTGCCAGTATCGCTAAATTGATGTCTGCTTATCTTGTTTTTGAAGCAATCGCCCAAGGAAAATTCACTTTAGATACGACGGTCAAAGCAACAGACAGTGATCAGGCGATTTCACAAATCTATGAGTTGAGCAATAATAATATTGTCTCTGGCGTCGATTATCCTGTTCGCGATTTACTTTATGCTGTAATGGTACAATCCTCAAATGTTGCCACGGTGATGCTCGCAAACCTGGTCACAGCAAATGACGAAGCAAAATTCATCCATATGATGAACGATAAAGCAAAAGAGCTAGGTATGACTAAATCGACGTTTTATAACTGTAGCGGTGCTGACACAGCTTCATTCAATGGCTATTACAATCCCGCTGGCATCGATCAAAATGCAGACAATGTTTCAACTGCACGTGATTTGGCGATTTTAAGCTATCATTTGTTGAAGGAATATCCAGAAACAGTGACATATACAAGCCCCACCCAAATCACGATCATGGAAAACACACCTTACGCTGAAGTGCTGGAAAATCATAACTACTCTTTACCAGGACTTGCTTACGGTTACGAAGGCGCAGATGGCTTAAAAACTGGATCAAGCCCAACTGGCGGCTTCAACTATGCAGCAACTGCTGTCCGCGGTGAAACACGTCTGATCGAAGTGATCCTCGGTGTCGGTGACTGGGAAGATCAAAACGGCGAACTACAACGTCATGCCTTTGGTAACGCCATTTTTGACCGTGCTTTTTCAACTTATGAATATAAGCAGCTGCTAGCTAAAGGAGAGCAAACCATCGATCAGGAGGACGTTATCTTGACACAAGACCTCTATGGTGTGATCCAAAAAGAAACACAGCCGAATTTTACCTTGTCTGCCAATCAAGTGACTTTTGATAATGGGCTTAGCCAAGTATCTTCTACAATTTCTGCCCCAAGTGTTGAATTCCAGTATGCTAAAAAATTAAAAGCTCTACAACATTCAACCTTTTTAAAAAATGCGAACCAAAAGAATGGACTATCGACTTTCTTCGTAAATGGTTTGTTGATTATTTTAGGCTTACTATTCATGGCTTTATCAAAATTATTTAAAAAGGAACCTGCCGCAGGAAGTGCTAAAAAATTCAATCCTTTATTGATCTTAGGCGTTCTTTTAGCTCTTGCGGGAGTTGGTCTAAGTATTTATACATTGATTGTTGGACCTTGGCTTTAA
- a CDS encoding patatin-like phospholipase family protein — protein MKIETMVASEWHNFAAQVAESRQLFPLFETHSSAREVFTRSVRKNTGHAYVAYAGKVPYLFIMTESERVTNLLLLQETVKTGWSSIFTVIEHLFKRTFQGSASFHFPHHLTLHLKELFLMHGYKEIEENRFSKVLDYHTSLVLGGGGARGAYQIGVWQAVKELEIPIELITGTSVGALNGALILQGDFEAAKKMWEEIDTKKILAFPVNKTTNDTFGGVLSQVGAFTINAIQTKGVSTKPLQELIRDTFSAEKMQQVSTDFYLVTTELPNFQEKVIRFNGKQQSKWQNWLLASASFFPAMAAAEIADKYYVDGGYRNNIPVDVAIEHGATECIIVDVKGPGITKPVKIRDEITCLTLQTPWSMGAVLLFDGARSVQNIKLGYLETMKIIGEKYKGHWYTFDETFDSLIQFQQQFFTYIKETYQLKLWLSVEQKNKICKKMRKVYKDRVFTENIGLVLVELLAKNQGISAAKLYTIEEMIGILQQKKEMKTDLVETIGMISVQEWLKKYYDDYFLLSEKQQLAALTSLLASNEQEKAQWLATLVDKLPVQVLQLLMIEFIQTRSGK, from the coding sequence ATGAAAATTGAAACGATGGTTGCATCTGAATGGCATAACTTTGCCGCTCAGGTAGCTGAAAGTCGCCAATTGTTCCCTTTATTTGAGACACATTCTTCAGCAAGAGAAGTATTTACTAGAAGTGTGCGTAAGAATACTGGACATGCTTATGTTGCTTATGCCGGGAAAGTTCCCTATCTATTTATAATGACTGAATCAGAGCGGGTAACCAATTTACTGCTGCTTCAGGAAACGGTAAAAACAGGTTGGTCGTCTATTTTCACAGTGATCGAGCACTTATTTAAACGGACGTTTCAGGGATCAGCCAGCTTTCATTTTCCACATCATCTTACACTTCATTTAAAAGAGCTCTTTTTAATGCATGGATATAAAGAGATAGAGGAGAATCGTTTTAGTAAGGTGCTGGACTATCATACAAGCTTAGTGTTAGGTGGCGGCGGTGCTAGAGGGGCATATCAGATCGGTGTTTGGCAAGCGGTGAAAGAATTAGAGATACCGATCGAACTTATTACTGGAACCTCTGTCGGGGCATTAAATGGAGCGTTGATCCTACAAGGGGATTTTGAAGCGGCTAAAAAGATGTGGGAAGAAATTGACACTAAAAAGATTTTAGCTTTTCCCGTCAATAAAACCACTAATGATACATTTGGTGGTGTGCTTAGTCAGGTAGGAGCCTTCACGATAAATGCGATTCAAACAAAAGGTGTGTCTACAAAACCCTTACAAGAATTGATCCGGGATACTTTTTCTGCGGAAAAAATGCAGCAGGTGAGTACTGATTTTTATTTAGTGACCACAGAGCTGCCGAACTTTCAGGAAAAAGTGATCCGGTTTAACGGGAAGCAACAATCCAAATGGCAAAATTGGCTTTTAGCATCAGCCTCCTTTTTCCCAGCCATGGCCGCGGCCGAAATAGCAGATAAATACTATGTTGATGGGGGTTACCGCAACAATATTCCAGTGGATGTTGCTATCGAACATGGAGCAACAGAATGTATCATTGTTGATGTCAAGGGGCCAGGTATCACGAAGCCTGTAAAAATTCGTGATGAAATCACCTGTCTGACTTTACAGACACCTTGGTCAATGGGGGCAGTGCTTTTATTTGATGGTGCACGCTCTGTTCAGAATATTAAGCTGGGCTATTTGGAAACGATGAAAATAATCGGGGAAAAGTATAAAGGTCATTGGTATACTTTTGATGAGACATTCGATAGCCTAATACAGTTTCAGCAACAGTTTTTTACGTATATCAAAGAGACCTATCAGCTGAAATTATGGCTGTCAGTTGAACAAAAAAATAAGATCTGTAAGAAAATGCGTAAAGTTTATAAAGACAGGGTGTTCACTGAAAATATTGGGTTAGTGTTAGTGGAGTTGTTAGCAAAAAATCAGGGAATCTCTGCGGCCAAGCTTTATACGATCGAAGAAATGATCGGAATTTTACAGCAGAAAAAAGAAATGAAGACTGATTTAGTTGAGACGATCGGTATGATTTCAGTACAAGAATGGCTGAAAAAGTATTATGATGATTATTTTTTATTATCTGAGAAGCAGCAATTAGCCGCACTAACCAGTTTACTTGCATCAAATGAACAGGAAAAAGCACAATGGTTAGCAACTTTAGTGGATAAACTGCCTGTTCAAGTATTACAATTATTGATGATCGAATTTATTCAAACAAGGAGTGGTAAATAA
- the rpoZ gene encoding DNA-directed RNA polymerase subunit omega — MMLKPSIDSLLKEVPSKYSLVILASKRAHELDEGAQPTLESFESVKSVGQALEEIDAATVINDPRPEEKRERMRLAKEEQKMRHEQEQKELENRIREEKSL, encoded by the coding sequence ATGATGTTAAAACCATCTATTGACTCATTATTGAAAGAAGTACCATCAAAATACTCACTAGTGATCTTAGCGAGTAAACGTGCGCACGAATTAGACGAAGGAGCACAGCCAACACTGGAAAGCTTTGAATCAGTAAAAAGCGTTGGACAAGCACTTGAAGAAATCGATGCAGCAACAGTGATCAATGATCCTAGACCAGAAGAGAAGCGTGAAAGAATGCGTCTAGCAAAAGAAGAACAAAAAATGAGACATGAACAAGAACAAAAGGAACTTGAAAATCGTATTCGCGAAGAGAAAAGTCTTTAA
- a CDS encoding DUF1958 domain-containing protein, which translates to MLTPKKQLPLIIFFSLLLCFLIGTFQQTVEAVTNETDFTENPKYPIKDGYRPKASIVIDAGSGQILWEDQPDLSWSPASIAKVMTMYLAFEAMEQGKFSLDTTVTATEKYVNISQLYALSNNKISLGVEYPVRDLLTMIAVPSSNVATLMLANLVADGDETSFIHRMNEKAAELGMENTTYFNCSGAQISAFDGYYQATGIDPDGDNKSTARDLAILAYHLIKKYPDALQFTSKPVVTTMENTPYEETFETYNYSLPGAKYGYEGVDGLKTGSSPTGGFNYIATAKKGEIRLIEVILGVGDWSDQEGEYERHIAGNAILDNTFSAYEYKKLLNKGPNTVNQKEITLEQDFYGFVKKGTEPHFITENGALSLASELGQVSPKLPVQTVSYQEKQTAVQEKTKRQQKQTKTSLFPFEKDKINYWISGSMTFLGVLFFVLSRLCRKRVSGPRRGSRTVGTFMTRSFVIFGFLFIIGAVSVWFFL; encoded by the coding sequence ATGCTTACGCCCAAAAAACAATTACCTCTAATCATTTTTTTCTCATTGCTCCTTTGCTTTTTGATTGGAACTTTCCAGCAAACAGTGGAAGCTGTCACTAACGAAACAGATTTTACAGAAAATCCTAAATATCCTATCAAGGACGGCTATCGGCCAAAAGCCTCGATCGTTATCGACGCCGGCTCTGGACAAATCTTATGGGAAGATCAGCCTGATTTATCTTGGAGTCCGGCAAGTATCGCGAAAGTCATGACCATGTACTTAGCATTTGAAGCAATGGAACAAGGTAAATTCTCACTAGATACCACTGTCACAGCTACAGAAAAATATGTAAATATTTCTCAGCTTTACGCTTTGAGCAATAACAAAATTTCTTTAGGCGTTGAATATCCTGTTCGAGATTTGCTGACCATGATCGCTGTTCCTTCTTCAAATGTCGCAACATTGATGCTGGCAAATCTAGTAGCTGATGGTGATGAAACAAGCTTCATTCATCGAATGAATGAAAAGGCAGCTGAGTTAGGTATGGAGAATACGACTTATTTTAACTGTAGCGGCGCACAAATCAGTGCTTTTGACGGATATTACCAAGCAACTGGAATCGATCCTGATGGCGATAACAAATCAACTGCACGTGATTTGGCTATTTTAGCTTATCATCTAATCAAAAAGTATCCCGATGCACTGCAGTTCACAAGCAAACCTGTAGTCACAACGATGGAAAATACACCCTACGAAGAAACATTTGAAACCTATAATTATTCTTTACCAGGTGCTAAATATGGCTATGAAGGAGTCGACGGGCTGAAGACCGGTTCAAGTCCAACAGGCGGCTTCAACTATATTGCTACCGCAAAAAAAGGAGAGATTCGTCTCATTGAAGTTATTTTAGGAGTTGGTGATTGGTCAGATCAAGAAGGAGAATATGAACGTCACATTGCTGGAAATGCCATTTTAGATAATACCTTTTCTGCTTACGAGTATAAAAAATTGCTGAACAAAGGTCCGAATACAGTCAATCAAAAAGAAATCACTTTGGAGCAGGATTTTTACGGTTTCGTAAAAAAAGGAACCGAACCTCACTTCATCACAGAAAATGGTGCCTTGAGCCTTGCAAGCGAATTGGGACAAGTTTCTCCAAAACTACCCGTTCAAACTGTCAGCTACCAAGAAAAACAAACGGCCGTTCAAGAAAAGACTAAGAGACAGCAAAAACAAACGAAAACCTCCCTCTTCCCGTTTGAGAAAGATAAAATCAACTATTGGATCAGCGGCAGTATGACCTTTTTAGGGGTGCTATTCTTTGTGCTTTCCCGCTTATGTAGAAAACGTGTTTCAGGACCACGACGGGGTAGTCGTACAGTAGGTACGTTTATGACTCGTTCATTCGTCATTTTCGGCTTTCTCTTTATCATTGGCGCTGTCAGCGTTTGGTTCTTTTTATAG
- a CDS encoding type II CAAX prenyl endopeptidase Rce1 family protein: MKGKISVQFLCIILSSILFSTGHLASVNYNLISLIPVFVSSLFLSYVYLHKRNIWYNIFSHSLYNFLIFVYAYIFALN, encoded by the coding sequence TTGAAAGGAAAGATAAGTGTTCAATTTTTATGTATTATTTTATCAAGTATTTTATTTTCAACTGGTCATTTAGCAAGTGTAAATTATAATTTAATTTCACTTATTCCAGTATTTGTTTCAAGCTTATTTTTAAGTTATGTTTATCTCCACAAAAGAAATATATGGTACAATATATTTTCTCATTCATTATATAACTTTTTAATTTTTGTTTATGCTTATATTTTTGCTTTAAACTGA
- the gmk gene encoding guanylate kinase, with protein MSERGLLIVLSGPSGVGKGTVRKAIFDSEENDFQYSVSMTTRQMREGEVEGVDYYFRTKEEFEAMIEAGEMLEYAQYVGNYYGTPLSYVNQTLDEGKDVFLEIEVQGAEQVKEKVPDGVFIFLTPPDLAELKSRIVGRGTDAHDVIEERMRVAREEIEMMALYDYAVVNDEVPKAVKRIKEIIASEHFRVDRVIGKYIKMLKEM; from the coding sequence ATGTCAGAGCGTGGATTATTAATTGTACTATCAGGACCTTCTGGAGTGGGGAAGGGCACCGTACGTAAAGCAATTTTTGATAGTGAAGAGAATGATTTTCAGTATTCAGTTTCTATGACGACCCGTCAAATGCGGGAAGGAGAAGTGGAAGGTGTCGACTACTATTTCCGAACGAAAGAGGAATTTGAAGCGATGATCGAAGCAGGTGAGATGCTGGAGTATGCCCAATATGTAGGGAATTACTACGGGACACCGCTATCTTACGTCAATCAAACGCTGGATGAAGGAAAAGATGTCTTTTTAGAAATCGAGGTTCAAGGAGCCGAACAGGTCAAAGAGAAAGTGCCGGATGGTGTCTTTATTTTTCTAACGCCGCCAGATTTAGCAGAACTAAAATCACGAATCGTCGGACGTGGGACAGATGCTCATGATGTGATCGAAGAGCGCATGCGTGTTGCTCGTGAAGAAATCGAAATGATGGCATTATATGATTATGCAGTTGTAAATGACGAAGTACCCAAAGCTGTAAAACGCATCAAGGAAATTATTGCGAGTGAACATTTTCGTGTTGATCGAGTAATTGGCAAATATATTAAAATGTTGAAGGAGATGTAG